The genomic stretch GGGGTTCTTTTTCTTTTTGTTCTTACCCTTCTTGAATATCTGGCAGGCAGGATATTTATCGGTCATTACAAAATCAAATTGTGGGATTATTCAAAGAACAGGGGCAATATTAAGGGGATTATATGCCCCTTATACAGTCTATTGTGGACTATTCTTGGTTTGATATTTTCCTATACTCTCTTTCCTCTACTTCAGAGAGACATCTCAAAGCTGCTGAACAACCTGGAATTATCCTTCTTCATCGGGATCTATCTGGGGGTATTTTCAGTGGATCTGTGGCAGTCTTTTAATCTGGCGGCCAGGATAAAATCATTTGTCAATGAATCAGAAGAACGTTGGCATGGAGACTTTGAGCGATTCAAGCTGGAACTGCGCGACCGTGTTGAAACAGGAATAGGAATAGGATTTAAAAACAGGACACATTTTCTTCTGCCTTTCTATGGAGAACTCGGTTCCTCTTTTAAAGAACATTTAAAAAAGCACAAAACAAATTGACCGGGGATATTCACTTTTTTGAGAAACTATAGACTGTTCATTCTATATAGTTTTATGACAATATTGTATATAATCTAACGATAGGAGCAAAACTTATGTATGTAGCTGATAATAAACGATATGATAAGATGATTTACAGGAAATGTGGTAACA from Oceanispirochaeta sp. encodes the following:
- a CDS encoding putative ABC transporter permease, which gives rise to MYHDVLILILKYLLIFMIGTILGWFIEIFWRRYFGKARRWLNPGFLNGPWLPLYGFGSIVLFLICNHVTSVYQRGVLFLFVLTLLEYLAGRIFIGHYKIKLWDYSKNRGNIKGIICPLYSLLWTILGLIFSYTLFPLLQRDISKLLNNLELSFFIGIYLGVFSVDLWQSFNLAARIKSFVNESEERWHGDFERFKLELRDRVETGIGIGFKNRTHFLLPFYGELGSSFKEHLKKHKTN